From Alienimonas californiensis, a single genomic window includes:
- a CDS encoding glycosyltransferase family 4 protein: MWNARRLQFDLAARPTVAAGPPRALFLNRSYRPDAEATGQLLTELTEDLAAGEVGDGQNGEDGNDALPGRLGGWRVHVICGRPNSNPEGLPAKSGTTLWRGVTVQRVWHTRWAGGAKRSLVLRSVDYCSFLFAALLRGALVRRVDVVVAETDPFPLAVVGRLLAWRHRARFVVHAQDVHPELGVALGVLNDGPAVRAVRALMHAAVRTADAVVTLSTDMRRTFQRMGVPADRIAVLPNWADADAVRPVRSGNRFRERHGLGEPGEPGAKFVVMHSGNMGRTQRLEDVLAAAARLSDDPRILFLLVGGGAAEAGLKAGAQRLGLTNLRFLPYQPKSELSESLSAADLHLVCTDARVIPYLMPSKLYGVLAAGAPALCVAPADSELAATVTGDLPDDPRAEPCGWTCEPDDVTALTETIAAAAALSAEELRDLGDAGRQLAEGRFSRAAVTPRFAAVLRAVTEGTSPAQAARPVPSSLPDTLPLCDADEDVQDDAEACDLHEAETLPARQAA; the protein is encoded by the coding sequence ATGTGGAACGCCCGTCGCCTGCAGTTTGACCTTGCCGCCCGGCCGACCGTCGCCGCCGGGCCCCCGCGGGCGCTGTTTCTCAACCGCTCCTACCGCCCGGACGCGGAAGCCACCGGCCAACTGCTGACGGAACTCACCGAAGACCTCGCCGCCGGCGAGGTCGGGGACGGCCAGAACGGGGAAGACGGCAACGACGCCCTGCCCGGCCGCCTCGGCGGGTGGCGGGTGCACGTGATCTGCGGGCGGCCGAACTCCAACCCGGAAGGCCTGCCGGCGAAGAGCGGCACGACGCTGTGGCGCGGCGTGACGGTCCAACGCGTCTGGCACACCCGCTGGGCCGGCGGGGCGAAACGCTCGCTGGTTCTCCGGTCGGTCGATTACTGCTCCTTCCTGTTCGCGGCGCTGCTGCGGGGGGCGCTGGTCCGCCGGGTAGACGTAGTCGTCGCGGAGACCGATCCCTTCCCGCTGGCGGTGGTGGGGCGATTACTCGCCTGGCGGCACCGGGCCCGGTTCGTCGTGCACGCCCAGGACGTCCACCCGGAGTTGGGCGTGGCCCTGGGCGTGCTGAACGACGGCCCGGCGGTCCGTGCGGTGCGGGCCCTGATGCACGCCGCCGTGCGGACCGCGGACGCGGTCGTCACGCTGTCGACGGACATGCGCCGCACCTTCCAACGGATGGGCGTGCCGGCCGACCGCATCGCCGTGCTGCCCAACTGGGCCGACGCCGACGCCGTCCGGCCGGTGCGGTCCGGCAACCGCTTCCGGGAGCGGCACGGCCTCGGCGAACCGGGCGAACCGGGGGCGAAGTTCGTGGTGATGCACTCCGGCAATATGGGCCGCACGCAGCGCCTCGAAGACGTGCTGGCGGCGGCGGCCCGGCTGTCGGACGACCCCCGCATCCTGTTCCTGCTGGTCGGCGGCGGGGCCGCGGAGGCCGGCCTCAAGGCGGGGGCGCAGCGGTTGGGGCTCACGAACCTGCGGTTCCTGCCCTATCAGCCGAAGTCGGAACTGAGTGAAAGCCTCTCCGCGGCGGACCTGCACCTGGTCTGCACGGACGCCCGCGTGATCCCCTACCTGATGCCCAGCAAGCTGTACGGCGTGCTGGCCGCCGGGGCGCCGGCGCTGTGCGTGGCCCCGGCCGACAGCGAACTCGCCGCGACCGTCACCGGCGATCTGCCGGACGATCCCCGGGCCGAACCCTGCGGCTGGACCTGCGAACCGGACGACGTGACGGCGCTGACCGAAACGATCGCCGCCGCCGCCGCCCTGTCCGCCGAGGAACTCCGCGACCTCGGCGACGCCGGCCGGCAGTTGGCGGAGGGGCGCTTCAGCCGAGCGGCGGTCACGCCGCGGTTCGCCGCGGTCCTGCGGGCGGTGACGGAGGGAACCTCCCCCGCCCAGGCCGCCCGCCCGGTTCCGTCTTCGCTCCCGGACACCCTGCCGCTGTGCGACGCGGACGAGGACGTTCAGGACGACGCGGAGGCGTGCGACCTCCACGAAGCCGAAACCCTCCCCGCCCGCCAGGCCGCCTGA
- a CDS encoding superoxide dismutase family protein: MHRRQFLPVAAASAAGLTVAASAAAQQPQRQRPARPLNEAQPGQAQRGARMASARPQVTKAVCVLMPVGDSGVSGLLTFEQVEGRKVKVTGEVKGLTPGDHGFHVHQFGDLTNLQDGTSAGGHMDVGEHKHGKPTDEDRHTGDLGNITADESGVAKVDMTDTVISLNGPNSILGRGFIVHADADDFGQPTGNAGARVAIGVIGIAKDGLK, encoded by the coding sequence ATGCATCGTCGCCAGTTCCTGCCCGTCGCCGCCGCCTCCGCCGCCGGTCTGACCGTCGCCGCCTCCGCCGCGGCCCAACAACCGCAGCGTCAGCGCCCGGCGCGCCCGCTCAATGAGGCCCAGCCCGGGCAGGCCCAGCGTGGGGCGAGGATGGCGTCCGCCAGGCCCCAGGTGACGAAGGCCGTCTGCGTGCTGATGCCGGTCGGCGACAGCGGCGTTTCCGGCCTGCTCACCTTCGAGCAGGTCGAGGGCCGTAAGGTGAAGGTCACCGGCGAGGTGAAGGGCCTGACGCCCGGCGATCACGGGTTCCACGTCCATCAGTTCGGCGACCTGACCAACCTACAGGACGGCACCAGCGCCGGCGGGCACATGGACGTCGGCGAGCACAAGCACGGCAAGCCGACGGACGAAGACCGCCACACCGGCGACCTCGGCAACATTACCGCCGACGAAAGCGGCGTCGCCAAGGTGGACATGACCGACACGGTCATCTCCCTGAACGGCCCCAACAGCATCCTGGGCCGCGGCTTCATCGTGCACGCCGATGCGGACGACTTCGGCCAGCCCACCGGCAACGCCGGCGCCCGCGTGGCGATCGGCGTGATTGGGATCGCCAAGGACGGCCTCAAATAG
- a CDS encoding GlsB/YeaQ/YmgE family stress response membrane protein, whose product MLWNIISWTVFGLIAGAIARLLVPGRQSIGWIMTILLGIIGSFVGGFLFSLLPFGSEPGFHPANLIGSVIGAVVVLLIYISVTKKA is encoded by the coding sequence ATGCTCTGGAACATCATTTCGTGGACCGTGTTCGGCCTCATCGCCGGCGCGATCGCCCGTCTGCTCGTCCCCGGACGGCAGAGCATCGGGTGGATCATGACGATCCTCTTGGGGATTATTGGGTCGTTCGTGGGCGGGTTTTTGTTCAGTCTGCTCCCGTTCGGCTCCGAGCCGGGCTTTCACCCCGCGAACCTCATCGGGTCCGTGATCGGCGCCGTCGTTGTGTTGCTGATCTACATCTCGGTCACCAAAAAGGCCTGA
- a CDS encoding universal stress protein, with protein sequence MSSFDPSESTVGQSLDRGIDLFRRAHVGDAAPVRPTSPRRVLLVLDGSGQDACSAPLAAYLKARFGCDLYVADARESDRSEAKAVEVATQLHAKALPRTEGESYEQILAAVARADCDLAIVPCPFGREPESVGPHSAGLTTDMLLAQSPVPLLVVRWPFPVKPYFEDNPEQGSGEFPAAGGASPFAKLVVMVVGENDAARPAAEWAAGLIAPGGNLNLELLLEEEFYQNVRAALMELDPDGDVSHERLTRALRKEYGNLHAGLAKAAEAGGFGYELQTRREESAPNITAGPGDRLVVLPLERGDHQSEGHVADTLRRTANPLLVVPTAVRR encoded by the coding sequence ATGTCTTCGTTCGACCCCTCCGAAAGTACCGTCGGACAGAGCCTCGACCGCGGGATCGATCTGTTCCGTCGGGCGCATGTCGGCGACGCGGCCCCGGTGCGGCCGACGTCGCCGCGGCGGGTGTTGTTGGTCCTGGACGGCAGCGGTCAGGACGCCTGCTCCGCCCCGCTGGCGGCCTATCTGAAGGCCCGGTTCGGCTGTGATCTGTATGTCGCCGACGCCCGGGAGAGCGACCGCTCCGAGGCGAAGGCCGTCGAGGTCGCGACCCAACTGCATGCCAAGGCCCTGCCCCGCACGGAGGGGGAGAGCTACGAGCAGATCCTCGCCGCCGTCGCCCGCGCCGACTGCGACCTGGCGATCGTGCCCTGCCCGTTCGGCCGGGAGCCGGAGAGCGTCGGCCCGCACTCCGCCGGGCTGACGACGGACATGCTGCTCGCCCAGAGCCCGGTGCCGCTGCTGGTCGTGCGGTGGCCGTTCCCGGTCAAACCGTACTTCGAGGACAACCCGGAGCAGGGCAGCGGCGAGTTTCCGGCGGCCGGGGGGGCCTCGCCGTTCGCCAAGCTCGTGGTGATGGTCGTGGGGGAGAACGACGCCGCCCGCCCCGCCGCCGAGTGGGCCGCCGGGCTGATCGCCCCCGGCGGGAACCTCAACCTGGAACTGTTACTGGAAGAGGAGTTCTACCAGAACGTCCGGGCCGCCCTGATGGAGTTGGACCCGGACGGCGACGTCTCCCACGAGCGCCTGACCCGGGCGCTGCGGAAGGAGTACGGCAACCTGCACGCCGGCCTCGCGAAGGCCGCGGAGGCCGGCGGCTTCGGCTACGAGTTGCAAACCCGCCGCGAGGAGAGCGCCCCCAACATCACCGCCGGCCCCGGCGATCGGCTGGTGGTGCTGCCGTTGGAACGCGGCGACCACCAGAGCGAAGGCCACGTCGCCGACACCCTCCGCCGCACCGCCAACCCGTTGCTGGTCGTCCCCACCGCCGTGCGGCGGTGA
- a CDS encoding endonuclease V, with amino-acid sequence MHPFALTSPDLTSALAALLRTVPAGRATTFGDLAGALGAKSAAVWVGTVCRRPPDGWDDVPTWRAVRASGECVLPGQAERLRAEGAPVEDARVELNRVRYADFPPDGPLHALKTEQDALAERVVLQDEPTAPGPIGAVDVAYPSPGTARAAYVEMTPDADEPTFSLAVESAAPFPYVSGFLTYRELPAYAALTERLGEAGRAPALLLVDGNGILHPRLGGVACGLGVLADVPTIGVAKKQLCGAVREDAWIELAGEVVGARIANPHIPRGKPVFVSPGHRVTVETAVRTATSWFRDHRLPEPLWRADRLSKTG; translated from the coding sequence ATGCACCCCTTCGCCCTGACCTCGCCGGACCTGACCTCGGCGTTGGCGGCGTTGCTGCGAACCGTGCCGGCCGGGCGGGCGACGACGTTCGGGGACCTCGCCGGGGCGTTGGGGGCGAAGTCCGCGGCGGTGTGGGTCGGCACCGTCTGCCGGCGACCGCCGGATGGTTGGGACGACGTGCCGACGTGGCGGGCCGTGCGGGCCAGCGGCGAGTGCGTGCTGCCCGGGCAGGCCGAACGCCTGCGGGCCGAGGGGGCGCCGGTTGAGGACGCCCGGGTCGAACTGAACCGCGTCCGCTACGCCGACTTTCCCCCGGACGGCCCGCTGCACGCCCTCAAAACGGAGCAGGACGCCCTCGCGGAGCGGGTGGTTCTTCAAGACGAACCGACGGCGCCGGGACCGATCGGGGCGGTGGACGTCGCCTACCCCTCCCCCGGCACGGCCCGGGCGGCGTACGTGGAGATGACCCCGGACGCGGACGAGCCGACCTTCTCGCTGGCGGTCGAGTCGGCGGCGCCGTTCCCGTACGTCAGCGGGTTCCTCACCTACCGGGAACTGCCGGCGTACGCGGCGCTGACCGAGCGACTGGGCGAGGCCGGCCGGGCGCCGGCGCTGCTGCTGGTGGACGGCAACGGCATTCTGCACCCCCGCCTCGGCGGCGTGGCCTGCGGCCTGGGCGTGCTGGCGGACGTGCCCACGATCGGCGTCGCCAAAAAACAGCTCTGCGGCGCCGTGCGGGAGGACGCCTGGATTGAACTGGCCGGCGAGGTCGTCGGGGCACGCATCGCCAATCCGCACATCCCGCGCGGCAAGCCGGTGTTCGTCTCCCCCGGCCACCGCGTGACCGTGGAGACCGCGGTCCGCACTGCGACGAGCTGGTTCCGCGACCACCGCCTGCCGGAACCGCTGTGGCGGGCGGATCGACTCAGCAAGACGGGGTGA
- a CDS encoding ADP-ribosylglycohydrolase family protein, whose translation MPGLNLADRIAGCLLGGALGNALAGPFENGPPGQAFEEPADLWLSDDTQLTLATCEALIEANGAVDPITIAAAFTRWHRGRRLRGVGASTLKALRELEVGGHWALVGAAGERSAGNGAAMRAAPLAFVLNPDDESDRGRLRDVSRITHHHEEAVAGALLIVRAVRYAAAGRPLAHLPAALADLPPDCLCRDRLRAVGDDRLSVRDYAERYGASGWAADSVPLALLAASRSPGFTETVAEIVGCGGDTDTAASMCGQILGAAHGPGGLPAAALERLEAATEIRGIAASLARVAANIPQCTPSP comes from the coding sequence ATGCCCGGGCTCAACCTCGCCGACCGCATCGCCGGCTGTCTGCTGGGCGGGGCGCTGGGGAACGCGCTTGCCGGCCCGTTCGAGAACGGCCCGCCAGGGCAAGCGTTCGAGGAGCCGGCCGACCTGTGGCTCTCCGACGATACGCAGCTCACCCTCGCCACCTGCGAGGCCCTGATCGAAGCGAACGGGGCCGTCGACCCGATAACGATCGCCGCCGCCTTCACCCGCTGGCACCGCGGGCGTCGGCTACGGGGCGTCGGGGCCAGCACGTTGAAGGCACTGCGGGAGTTGGAGGTCGGCGGGCACTGGGCGCTGGTCGGGGCGGCCGGGGAGCGGTCGGCCGGCAACGGAGCCGCAATGCGGGCGGCCCCGCTGGCGTTCGTACTCAATCCGGACGACGAGAGTGACCGCGGCCGGCTGCGTGACGTCAGCCGCATCACCCATCACCACGAGGAAGCCGTCGCCGGCGCCCTGCTGATCGTGCGAGCCGTGCGGTACGCCGCGGCTGGACGCCCGCTGGCCCACCTGCCCGCCGCCCTCGCCGACCTTCCGCCGGACTGCCTCTGCCGCGACCGGCTGCGGGCGGTCGGGGACGACCGGCTATCCGTCCGGGACTACGCGGAGCGATACGGGGCAAGCGGCTGGGCGGCGGACTCGGTCCCGCTCGCGCTCCTCGCCGCGTCACGCTCCCCGGGATTCACGGAAACGGTCGCAGAGATCGTCGGGTGCGGCGGGGACACGGATACCGCCGCTTCGATGTGCGGGCAGATCCTCGGCGCCGCCCACGGCCCGGGGGGACTCCCCGCAGCGGCGTTGGAGCGACTGGAGGCGGCGACGGAGATCCGCGGGATTGCGGCAAGCCTCGCCCGGGTCGCGGCTAACATCCCCCAATGCACCCCTTCGCCCTGA
- a CDS encoding NAD(P)H-hydrate epimerase — protein MESPAPPPLTVAQSRAVDRVCLEDYGLPGAVLMENAARGCAELLDRVSDGNPGAVAIVCGKGNNGGDGFALARHLTIRGATVHLFAPFEEPPDADEEPGEAAMNARVARRMGLPWTDWTTLSEEDLTNRLAEEAAGGWIVDALLGTGPSGPPREPMDVAVRAIHAARSRGPRVLAVDVPTGFDADGGRPFQSSPDGGACCVRADRTATFVAPKPGFAMDGASDWTGSVSVVGIGAPPAAIESVR, from the coding sequence ATGGAATCCCCGGCCCCGCCCCCGCTGACCGTCGCCCAGAGCCGGGCCGTCGACCGGGTCTGCCTGGAGGACTACGGCCTGCCCGGCGCCGTGCTGATGGAGAACGCCGCCCGCGGCTGCGCGGAGTTGCTGGATCGCGTGTCGGACGGGAACCCCGGCGCCGTGGCGATCGTCTGCGGCAAGGGGAACAACGGCGGGGACGGCTTCGCCCTCGCCCGGCACCTGACGATTCGCGGGGCGACCGTGCATCTCTTCGCCCCCTTCGAAGAGCCTCCGGACGCCGACGAGGAGCCGGGCGAAGCCGCGATGAACGCCCGCGTCGCCCGCCGCATGGGCCTGCCCTGGACCGACTGGACGACCCTGTCCGAGGAGGATCTGACGAACCGACTGGCGGAGGAGGCGGCCGGCGGGTGGATCGTGGACGCCCTGCTGGGCACCGGCCCCAGCGGTCCGCCGCGGGAGCCGATGGACGTGGCGGTGCGGGCGATCCACGCCGCCCGCTCCCGGGGGCCGCGGGTCTTGGCCGTGGACGTGCCGACCGGCTTCGACGCCGACGGCGGCCGCCCGTTCCAGAGTTCGCCTGACGGGGGAGCCTGCTGCGTCCGGGCCGACCGCACGGCCACGTTCGTCGCCCCCAAACCCGGCTTTGCCATGGACGGGGCGAGCGACTGGACCGGCTCGGTGAGCGTCGTCGGCATCGGTGCCCCACCGGCGGCGATCGAGTCGGTGCGGTAG
- a CDS encoding SDR family NAD(P)-dependent oxidoreductase, which translates to MLDDYADRRALVTGASSGLGAAYARTLAARGMHLVLVARREGRLRDLAAELDAKHRTRCEVIAADLSKPGEVARVADAAAEDGRGVELLVNNAGFAVAEDVPHTNRADVLAMVDLNVRTLTDLTYRFLPPMLARGHGAVLNVASVAAFTPVAYMGAYAASKAYVLHFSEALWAEARDRGVTVTACCPGPTRTEFFDVAGVQGWLQKRRALDPEVVVRRSLRAMEKRRPVAVIGWKEKMQTFAVRLAPRRVCVLESRKYFRPKHREPDPRLLSAAEGAGDETDVDTPSHRSLDSVKRAG; encoded by the coding sequence TTGCTGGACGACTACGCCGATCGCCGCGCCCTCGTCACCGGCGCCAGCAGCGGGCTGGGGGCGGCGTACGCCCGCACCCTGGCGGCCCGGGGGATGCACCTGGTTCTGGTCGCCCGGCGTGAGGGCCGGTTGCGGGATCTCGCCGCGGAGCTGGACGCCAAGCACCGCACCCGCTGCGAGGTGATCGCCGCCGACCTCTCCAAACCGGGCGAGGTGGCCCGCGTGGCCGACGCCGCCGCCGAGGACGGCCGTGGCGTGGAACTGCTGGTGAACAACGCCGGCTTCGCCGTCGCCGAGGACGTGCCCCACACCAACCGGGCCGACGTGCTGGCGATGGTGGATCTCAACGTCCGGACCCTCACGGACCTGACCTACCGCTTCCTCCCGCCGATGCTCGCCCGCGGCCACGGGGCGGTGCTGAACGTGGCCAGCGTCGCCGCGTTCACCCCGGTCGCCTACATGGGCGCCTACGCGGCCAGCAAGGCGTACGTGCTGCACTTCTCCGAGGCGCTGTGGGCCGAGGCCCGCGACCGCGGCGTGACGGTCACCGCCTGCTGCCCGGGGCCGACGCGGACGGAGTTCTTCGACGTCGCCGGCGTTCAGGGCTGGTTGCAAAAACGCCGGGCGCTGGACCCGGAGGTCGTCGTCCGCCGCAGCCTGCGGGCGATGGAGAAACGCCGGCCCGTCGCGGTGATCGGCTGGAAGGAGAAGATGCAGACCTTCGCCGTGCGGCTGGCCCCCCGCCGGGTCTGCGTGCTGGAAAGCCGCAAGTATTTTCGTCCGAAACACCGCGAACCGGACCCCCGGCTGCTCTCCGCCGCGGAGGGCGCCGGCGACGAGACCGACGTCGATACGCCCTCGCACCGCTCCCTCGACTCCGTGAAACGGGCCGGATGA
- a CDS encoding nucleoside hydrolase has product MMSLALAMALLAAPAADPASSAPTSPAAASPVPVIFDTDLGNDVDDALAMGLLHALADRGECELLAVTTTKAHPLCAPFADAINTFYGRPDVPVGAVSVDGVLTGPTTFEGRFLKLANATNPDGSRRFPHDLSHDPAEVPDAVPVLRRALAGAADGSVAVVQVGFSTNLARLLRSEPDAISPRSGRELVAAKVKRLVVMAGDFAGGGPEYNVREDRDAAAALAENWPTPIVWSGYEIGVALPYPPESIEQDYRYAAAHPLPESYQLYKATPHARPTWDLAAALYAVRPDRGDFRLSEPGTVTIAGDGGSAFAPSEDGKHRVMLPPTQAEAARVVATFAALCSQPPRGR; this is encoded by the coding sequence ATGATGTCGCTCGCCCTCGCCATGGCCCTGCTCGCCGCCCCCGCCGCGGACCCGGCCAGTTCAGCCCCCACCAGCCCGGCCGCGGCCAGCCCGGTCCCGGTGATCTTCGACACGGACCTCGGCAACGACGTCGACGACGCCCTGGCGATGGGCCTGCTGCACGCCCTGGCGGACCGGGGCGAGTGCGAACTCCTGGCCGTCACCACGACGAAGGCGCACCCGCTGTGCGCCCCGTTCGCGGACGCGATCAACACCTTCTACGGCCGCCCGGACGTGCCGGTCGGGGCGGTCTCCGTCGACGGCGTGCTGACCGGACCGACGACGTTCGAGGGCCGGTTCCTCAAGCTGGCGAACGCGACGAACCCGGACGGCTCCCGCCGGTTCCCGCACGATCTGTCGCACGACCCGGCGGAGGTCCCCGACGCCGTGCCGGTGTTGCGGCGGGCGCTGGCCGGGGCGGCGGACGGCTCCGTGGCGGTGGTGCAGGTCGGGTTCAGCACGAACCTCGCCCGGTTGCTGCGGAGCGAACCGGACGCGATCAGCCCGCGGTCCGGGCGGGAGCTCGTCGCGGCGAAGGTGAAGCGACTGGTGGTGATGGCGGGCGACTTTGCCGGCGGCGGGCCGGAGTACAACGTCCGCGAAGACCGCGACGCGGCCGCGGCCCTGGCGGAGAACTGGCCGACGCCGATCGTCTGGAGCGGCTACGAAATCGGCGTCGCCCTGCCGTACCCGCCGGAGAGTATCGAGCAGGACTACCGCTACGCCGCCGCCCACCCGCTGCCGGAAAGCTATCAGCTTTACAAAGCGACCCCCCACGCCCGGCCGACGTGGGACCTCGCCGCCGCGCTGTACGCGGTGCGGCCGGACCGGGGGGATTTTCGCCTGTCCGAGCCCGGCACGGTCACGATCGCCGGGGACGGCGGCTCCGCATTCGCCCCCTCGGAGGACGGCAAGCACCGGGTCATGCTCCCGCCGACGCAGGCGGAGGCCGCCCGCGTCGTCGCCACCTTCGCCGCCCTGTGCAGCCAGCCTCCGCGGGGGCGGTGA
- the scpB gene encoding SMC-Scp complex subunit ScpB, translating to MADDPATDDPRLLPFPAGDGGAAADSDDLDEDDLGEPDDDDTLSFGEGEDLETAYRRALAAVDEAGPRLTPEPPAAKRTADDSSDDGAPAEPHAPAASGERSTDPPVRVTPREVVEAALFVGGAGLTAERAGKLLRGTFTDADLAAAVAQLNRRYEAEGRPYRARAGEDGYALRLLPEYEPLRRRLYGLGPREVTLPPDVLETLSVVAYRQPITAANVERTRDKPSGGALRRLVRLGVLRIAKPDPAAEAGKGAGKDAGEKSEPTYATTDRFLDLFGLGSLDDLPVPADLRFK from the coding sequence TTGGCCGACGATCCGGCGACCGACGATCCCCGCCTGCTGCCGTTCCCCGCCGGCGACGGCGGGGCGGCCGCGGACTCGGACGATCTGGACGAGGACGATCTGGGGGAACCGGACGACGACGACACGTTGTCGTTCGGCGAGGGGGAGGACCTGGAAACGGCCTACCGGCGGGCGTTGGCGGCGGTGGACGAAGCTGGTCCGAGGCTCACCCCCGAACCGCCCGCGGCGAAGCGGACGGCCGACGACTCGAGCGACGACGGGGCCCCCGCCGAACCACACGCCCCGGCCGCGTCCGGAGAGCGGTCGACGGACCCGCCGGTCCGCGTCACGCCGCGAGAGGTGGTGGAGGCGGCGCTGTTTGTGGGCGGGGCGGGGCTGACCGCGGAGCGGGCCGGCAAGCTGCTGCGGGGCACCTTCACCGACGCCGACCTCGCCGCCGCCGTCGCCCAGTTGAACCGCCGCTACGAGGCCGAGGGCCGCCCCTACCGCGCCCGGGCCGGGGAGGACGGCTACGCCCTGCGGCTCCTGCCGGAGTACGAACCGCTCCGCCGGCGCCTGTACGGCTTGGGGCCGCGGGAGGTCACGTTGCCGCCGGACGTGCTGGAAACGCTCTCGGTGGTCGCCTACCGCCAGCCGATCACGGCGGCGAACGTCGAACGCACCCGCGACAAACCCTCCGGCGGGGCGCTGCGGCGGCTCGTGCGGTTGGGCGTGCTGCGAATCGCCAAACCGGACCCCGCCGCCGAAGCCGGGAAGGGCGCCGGAAAAGACGCCGGGGAGAAGTCCGAACCGACCTACGCCACGACCGACCGCTTCCTGGACCTGTTCGGTCTGGGTTCGCTGGACGACCTGCCGGTCCCGGCGGACCTGCGGTTCAAGTAG